A single window of Streptomyces xanthii DNA harbors:
- the ssd gene encoding septum site-determining protein Ssd: MTGTSAQDPVRDTGARGRAPLIVTEDLRLLDDLLRLCAAAGVRPEVGHGAPGGRGSWEGAPLVLVGDDAADRLRGAPRRHGVVLVGRDQDDPGVWRRAVEIGADHVLMLPDGEQWLMDRIADVAEGVGRPALTIGVLGGRGGAGASTLAAALAVASARAGRRTLLVDADPLGGGLDVLLGGEAADGLRWPAFAQSRGRVGATALEESLPALHGLRLLSWDRGDLAAVPPEAVRAVLAAARRRGGTVVVDLPRRIDAGSVEALAQLDVGLLVVPPELRAVAAARRMAGAVGMVLRDLRVVIAPVRGTAALGTDETARLLGLPLAGELPLDTGVFAGKPPGVGGPLGRFATQFWDRVAVGSDAGGVA; this comes from the coding sequence ATGACGGGGACGAGTGCGCAGGACCCGGTGCGGGACACCGGGGCGCGAGGGCGGGCGCCGCTCATCGTGACGGAGGACCTACGGCTCCTGGACGACCTGCTGCGGCTGTGTGCGGCGGCCGGGGTGCGGCCCGAGGTCGGACACGGGGCGCCGGGAGGACGCGGCAGCTGGGAGGGAGCGCCGCTCGTCCTGGTCGGCGACGACGCGGCCGACCGGCTGCGCGGCGCTCCCCGCCGGCACGGGGTGGTGCTCGTGGGCCGGGACCAGGACGACCCCGGGGTGTGGCGGCGCGCCGTCGAGATCGGCGCCGACCACGTCCTGATGCTCCCGGACGGCGAGCAGTGGCTGATGGACCGGATCGCCGACGTCGCCGAGGGAGTGGGGCGGCCCGCCCTCACGATCGGGGTGCTCGGGGGCCGGGGCGGAGCCGGGGCCTCCACCCTGGCCGCCGCGCTCGCCGTGGCGTCCGCGCGGGCCGGGCGGCGCACGCTGCTCGTCGACGCGGACCCGCTGGGCGGCGGGCTCGACGTGCTGCTCGGCGGCGAGGCCGCGGACGGCCTTCGCTGGCCGGCGTTCGCCCAGTCCCGCGGCCGCGTCGGCGCCACCGCCCTGGAGGAGTCGCTGCCTGCGCTGCACGGTCTGCGGCTGCTCAGCTGGGACCGGGGCGATCTGGCGGCGGTGCCGCCGGAGGCCGTGCGCGCGGTGCTCGCCGCGGCACGCCGCAGGGGCGGCACCGTCGTCGTGGACCTGCCGCGCCGGATCGACGCGGGCTCCGTGGAGGCGCTGGCCCAGCTCGACGTGGGACTGCTCGTCGTCCCGCCCGAGCTGCGCGCGGTCGCGGCGGCCCGCAGGATGGCGGGCGCCGTCGGCATGGTGCTGCGCGACCTGAGGGTCGTCATCGCGCCCGTACGGGGCACCGCCGCGCTCGGCACCGACGAGACGGCCCGGCTGCTCGGCCTCCCGCTCGCGGGTGAACTGCCCCTGGACACCGGAGTCTTCGCGGGCAAGCCGCCAGGAGTGGGCGGCCCGCTCGGGCGGTTCGCGACCCAGTTCTGGGACCGCGTCGCCGTCGGCTCGGACGCCGGGGGCGTCGCATGA